A stretch of the uncultured Cohaesibacter sp. genome encodes the following:
- a CDS encoding NAD(P)/FAD-dependent oxidoreductase, whose protein sequence is MTSPDQTINAAGKATRAGQPIWDAIILGAGAAGLMTAITAARRGRKVLVLDHAKKAAEKIRISGGGRCNFTNINTTEKNFLSANPRFCISALRGFTPKDFLAMVDERRIPWHEKTLGQLFCDDSAMDIIAMLLDHLRAAGGTLRLDTAIKAVEKSDDLFQVATGRGTELAHAIVVATGGKSIPKMGATGLGYDIAKQFGIPLQPTRAALVPFIFAEAEKSWTVPLSGLSVDAVVKVGKTSFREGLLFTHRGLSGPSILQISSYWREGMPVIVDLAPGQSCLEHMTKARGDNPRQDIATALSGLLPKRLAKAICERDGFKGPMAEQGNKVLTKLDEAVHRWSVTPIGTEGYRTAEVTLGGVDTRAISSKTMQANDVSGLYFVGEVLDVTGHLGGFNFQWAWASGHAAGSAL, encoded by the coding sequence ATGACATCTCCCGACCAGACGATCAATGCCGCCGGAAAAGCAACCCGGGCAGGGCAGCCCATTTGGGATGCAATCATTCTGGGGGCGGGGGCTGCTGGCCTGATGACGGCAATCACGGCAGCGCGCAGGGGCCGCAAGGTCCTGGTGCTGGACCATGCCAAAAAGGCGGCTGAAAAGATCCGCATCTCCGGCGGTGGGCGCTGCAATTTCACCAACATCAACACCACCGAAAAGAATTTCCTCTCTGCCAATCCGCGCTTCTGTATTTCTGCCTTGCGTGGTTTCACGCCCAAGGACTTTTTGGCCATGGTCGATGAGCGCCGTATTCCCTGGCATGAGAAAACCCTTGGCCAACTTTTCTGCGATGACAGCGCAATGGATATCATTGCCATGCTGCTCGATCATTTGCGCGCGGCAGGGGGCACCCTGCGGCTGGATACCGCCATCAAGGCGGTGGAGAAAAGCGACGATCTCTTCCAAGTCGCAACCGGTCGCGGCACCGAGTTGGCCCACGCCATTGTGGTGGCCACGGGCGGCAAATCGATTCCCAAAATGGGCGCAACCGGCCTTGGCTATGACATCGCCAAACAATTCGGCATTCCCTTACAGCCAACCCGCGCCGCTTTGGTGCCTTTCATCTTTGCCGAAGCGGAGAAAAGCTGGACGGTGCCCCTGTCCGGACTGTCGGTTGATGCGGTAGTCAAGGTTGGCAAGACCAGTTTCCGCGAAGGCCTGCTGTTCACCCATCGTGGCCTGTCTGGGCCATCGATCCTGCAAATTTCCTCCTATTGGCGCGAAGGCATGCCCGTCATTGTCGATCTCGCCCCCGGCCAGTCTTGCCTTGAACATATGACAAAGGCGCGGGGTGACAATCCAAGACAGGATATTGCCACCGCGCTATCCGGCCTCTTGCCCAAGCGTCTGGCCAAGGCCATTTGTGAGCGAGACGGTTTCAAGGGGCCGATGGCCGAGCAGGGCAACAAAGTGCTGACCAAGCTCGATGAGGCGGTTCACCGCTGGTCGGTCACTCCGATTGGCACCGAAGGTTACCGCACAGCGGAGGTGACCCTCGGCGGCGTTGATACCCGCGCGATATCGTCAAAAACCATGCAAGCCAATGACGTGAGCGGGCTCTATTTTGTTGGCGAAGTGCTCGACGTGACCGGCCATCTGGGCGGCTTCAATTTCCAGTGGGCATGGGCAAGCGGCCATGCGGCAGGCTCGGCGCTCTAA
- a CDS encoding MmcB family DNA repair protein has protein sequence MGKMIEPDISAPVDGRQSERALAIQRGTARLLRRHGFVSIPELTLKSGRRADLFAINGKGEIWIIEIKSSLADFRADTKWPDYWDYCDRLFFATNQETPADIFPQEAGLIIADSHGAEIVRDVDICKLAAARRKAVTLRFAQVAASRLHAIHDPGVPIHIEPTKI, from the coding sequence ATGGGAAAAATGATCGAGCCGGACATCTCAGCCCCGGTGGATGGACGCCAATCGGAGCGGGCTTTGGCAATCCAGCGCGGCACCGCGCGCCTGCTTCGTCGGCATGGCTTTGTCTCGATCCCTGAACTGACCCTGAAATCGGGCCGCCGCGCGGATCTGTTCGCCATCAATGGCAAAGGAGAAATCTGGATTATCGAGATCAAATCCTCTCTTGCCGATTTTCGCGCCGACACCAAGTGGCCCGACTATTGGGACTATTGCGACCGGCTGTTTTTTGCCACCAATCAGGAAACGCCAGCAGATATTTTCCCACAGGAAGCAGGCCTGATCATTGCCGATTCCCATGGGGCTGAAATTGTCCGCGACGTCGATATTTGCAAGCTGGCAGCCGCCCGCCGCAAGGCTGTGACCTTGCGCTTTGCACAGGTCGCGGCCAGCCGACTTCATGCCATTCACGACCCCGGTGTGCCCATTCATATCGAGCCCACAAAGATTTGA
- a CDS encoding aminotransferase class III-fold pyridoxal phosphate-dependent enzyme yields MTTYANNKEVKFDHHWMPFTANQDFAADPRLIVGAKGMHYRSKDGDEILDMSGGLWCCNLGHGREEIGEAVKAQFAELDFAPSFSFGHPLSFQLAERLAAHLPGDLNTLFFANSGSEAVETAVKIAYAYHAALGQAGRKKLIARQRAYHGVNFAGVSLGGLTANRKAFGQWLPVDHLKDTHDLALNAFSKGQPEHGGEAMAEELANLIHFHDPETIAAVIVEPIAGAGGVLLPPKGYLERLRALCSEHGILLIFDEVITGFGRTGAAFAAERFGVEPDLMTMAKGITSATIPMGAVACSDAVKATIFESTSGMEIFHGYTYSAHPLACAASMACLDLYERDNLFTRAAGPIGDALQEALHALADLPRVIDVRGIGLIGAIEFDPLEGKPGRIGPKLLKACWKEGVMVRGLGDSVAVSPPLIIEESHIADFVDRFRKAVTVALG; encoded by the coding sequence ATGACCACCTATGCCAACAACAAAGAGGTCAAGTTCGACCATCACTGGATGCCCTTCACTGCCAATCAGGATTTTGCCGCCGACCCGCGGCTGATTGTCGGAGCCAAGGGGATGCATTATCGCTCCAAGGATGGCGACGAGATCCTCGATATGTCAGGCGGCCTCTGGTGCTGCAATCTTGGCCATGGGCGCGAGGAAATTGGCGAAGCGGTCAAGGCGCAATTTGCCGAGCTGGATTTTGCCCCCTCCTTCAGTTTCGGCCATCCGCTTTCCTTCCAGCTGGCCGAGCGCCTGGCAGCTCACCTGCCCGGAGACCTCAACACCCTTTTCTTTGCCAATTCCGGCTCGGAAGCGGTCGAAACCGCCGTCAAGATTGCCTATGCCTACCATGCGGCGCTCGGGCAGGCCGGGCGCAAGAAGCTGATCGCCCGCCAGCGGGCCTATCACGGTGTGAATTTTGCCGGCGTTTCTTTGGGTGGCCTGACGGCCAACCGCAAGGCCTTTGGCCAATGGTTGCCCGTCGATCATTTGAAAGACACCCATGATTTGGCGCTCAACGCCTTCTCCAAGGGCCAGCCAGAGCATGGCGGAGAGGCTATGGCCGAGGAACTGGCCAACCTGATCCACTTCCACGATCCAGAGACCATCGCCGCGGTGATTGTTGAACCAATTGCTGGAGCCGGTGGCGTATTGCTGCCGCCCAAAGGCTATCTGGAGCGCCTGCGAGCCCTTTGCTCCGAACATGGCATCCTGCTGATCTTTGACGAAGTGATCACCGGTTTTGGTCGAACAGGGGCTGCCTTTGCTGCCGAACGCTTCGGCGTCGAGCCGGACCTGATGACCATGGCCAAGGGCATCACATCGGCAACCATCCCGATGGGTGCCGTGGCCTGCAGTGACGCGGTCAAGGCGACCATCTTTGAGAGCACATCAGGCATGGAAATATTCCATGGCTATACTTATTCCGCCCATCCGCTCGCCTGCGCGGCTTCCATGGCCTGTCTGGATCTCTATGAGCGGGACAATCTCTTCACCCGCGCAGCGGGCCCCATCGGTGACGCGCTGCAAGAGGCCTTGCACGCACTGGCCGACCTGCCACGCGTAATTGATGTGCGCGGGATTGGTCTGATCGGGGCGATTGAATTTGATCCCCTTGAAGGCAAGCCCGGTCGCATCGGCCCCAAATTGCTCAAGGCCTGCTGGAAGGAAGGGGTGATGGTGCGTGGTCTGGGCGATTCGGTTGCCGTCTCCCCGCCTCTGATCATTGAGGAGAGCCATATTGCCGATTTCGTCGACCGCTTCCGCAAAGCCGTGACAGTGGCTTTGGGTTAG